One genomic segment of Streptomyces sp. RKND-216 includes these proteins:
- a CDS encoding TatD family hydrolase: MPAPAQPAPPLPEPLRVPVADSHTHLDMQDGTVEEALAKAASVGVTTVVQIGCDVERAGWAAEVAAAHPAVHAAVALHPNEAPRLAEEGGPQALDAALAEIEKLAALPQVLAVGETGLDYFRTGEAGIADQQRSFRAHIALAKRLDKALVIHDREAHDDVVRILREEGAPERTVFHCFSGGPDLARTCAEHGWFLSFAGNVTFKNAQPLRDALSAAPPELLLVETDAPFLTPAPYRGRPNAPYLVPVTLRAMAEVKDLPEDELAGHVAANTARAFGYEPRP; the protein is encoded by the coding sequence ATGCCCGCTCCCGCCCAGCCCGCACCGCCGCTGCCGGAACCGCTCCGCGTGCCGGTGGCCGACTCGCACACCCACCTCGACATGCAGGACGGCACCGTCGAGGAGGCCCTCGCCAAGGCCGCCTCGGTGGGGGTGACGACCGTCGTGCAGATCGGCTGCGACGTGGAGCGGGCGGGCTGGGCGGCCGAGGTCGCCGCGGCCCACCCGGCCGTGCACGCGGCGGTCGCGCTGCACCCCAACGAGGCGCCGCGGCTGGCCGAGGAGGGCGGCCCGCAGGCGCTGGACGCCGCACTGGCGGAGATCGAGAAGCTGGCGGCGCTGCCGCAGGTGCTCGCCGTGGGCGAGACGGGCCTGGACTACTTCCGCACCGGCGAGGCCGGCATCGCCGATCAGCAGCGTTCCTTCCGCGCGCACATCGCTCTCGCCAAGCGGCTGGACAAGGCCCTGGTCATCCACGACCGGGAGGCGCACGACGACGTCGTCCGCATCCTGCGCGAGGAGGGCGCACCGGAGCGCACCGTCTTCCACTGCTTCTCCGGCGGCCCCGACCTGGCCCGGACCTGCGCCGAGCACGGCTGGTTCCTCTCCTTCGCCGGCAACGTCACCTTCAAGAACGCCCAGCCGCTGCGGGACGCCCTGTCCGCCGCGCCGCCGGAACTGCTGCTGGTGGAGACCGACGCGCCGTTCCTCACCCCCGCGCCGTACCGGGGCCGCCCCAACGCGCCCTACCTCGTCCCGGTCACGCTCCGTGCGATGGCCGAGGTCAAGGACCTTCCCGAGGACGAGCTGGCCGGTCACGTGGCGGCGAACACGGCGCGCGCGTTCGGCTACGAACCGCGCCCGTAG
- the rsmI gene encoding 16S rRNA (cytidine(1402)-2'-O)-methyltransferase — MTSTGTLVLAGTPIGDTADAPPRLAAELAAADVVAAEDTRRLRRLTQALDVQVGGRVVSYFEGNESARTPELVEALAGGARVLLVTDAGMPSVSDPGYRLVAAAVERGVRVTAVPGPSAVLTALALSGLPVDRFCFEGFLPRKRGERLTRLREAERERRTLVYFEAPHRLHDALAAMAEVFGGGRRAAVCRELTKTYEEVRRGPLAELTAWAAEGVRGEVTVVVEGAAPPGPEDLDGAELARRVAVREEAGERRKEAIAAVAQAAGVPKREVFDAVVAAKQAGPGGH, encoded by the coding sequence ATGACCTCCACCGGAACCCTCGTCCTCGCCGGCACGCCCATCGGCGACACCGCCGACGCCCCGCCGCGGCTGGCCGCCGAGCTCGCGGCCGCGGACGTCGTCGCGGCGGAGGACACCCGGCGGCTGCGCCGGCTCACGCAGGCGCTGGACGTGCAGGTCGGCGGCCGGGTGGTGTCCTACTTCGAGGGGAACGAGTCCGCCCGGACGCCGGAGCTGGTGGAGGCCCTGGCGGGCGGGGCGCGGGTGCTGCTGGTGACCGACGCGGGGATGCCGTCAGTGTCGGATCCGGGGTATCGGCTGGTGGCGGCCGCCGTGGAGCGGGGCGTGCGGGTCACCGCCGTGCCGGGGCCGTCGGCGGTACTGACGGCGCTCGCGCTGTCCGGCCTGCCGGTGGACCGTTTCTGCTTCGAGGGCTTCCTGCCCCGCAAGCGCGGAGAACGCCTGACCCGGCTGCGGGAGGCCGAGCGGGAACGGCGCACCCTGGTGTACTTCGAGGCCCCGCACCGCCTGCACGACGCGCTGGCGGCGATGGCGGAGGTCTTCGGAGGCGGCCGCCGGGCCGCGGTGTGCCGGGAGCTGACCAAGACCTACGAGGAGGTCCGGCGCGGTCCGCTCGCGGAGCTGACCGCGTGGGCGGCCGAGGGCGTGCGCGGCGAGGTCACCGTCGTCGTCGAGGGCGCGGCGCCGCCCGGACCGGAGGACCTGGACGGCGCGGAGCTGGCCCGCCGTGTGGCGGTGCGCGAGGAGGCCGGGGAGCGTCGCAAGGAGGCGATCGCGGCGGTCGCGCAGGCCGCGGGAGTGCCCAAGCGGGAGGTCTTCGACGCGGTGGTCGCGGCGAAGCAGGCCGGCCCCGGCGGGCACTGA